A stretch of DNA from Bacillus sp. (in: firmicutes):
GATTGCTCATAAAAAATCGTCCTTTCTGGAATGTTGTGTGGTAACTTCATTTTACTAGAAAGGGCGATTTTTTTGTGCTCTTTTTTGAACGAATCACAGAGAAGATCGGTTGATTGAAGGGAAGGTGGCGGCGACTCCTGCGGGAACAGCACGAGCCGAAGACCCCACAGACGAGCCTGCGAGTCGAGGAGGCTGAGGCCGTGCCCGCGGAAAGCGTCCGCCACCAAATGAAATCAACCGAATTTCAATTTACGAAGAAAGGGGCTGTACTTTTTGGACAGCCCCTTCTTATAGGTATTGAACTAGTACCTCTACAAACTCTTGCAGCTTTTGTTCATCCGTTTCGTCAAAGCGGTCTTTTTCTGGACTATCGATATCTAATACACCGATAACGTTTCCGTCTTTTATCATTGGAATGACGATTTCGGATTGGCTTGCTGCATCACAAGCGATATGCCCTGGAAATTGATGTACATCTGGGACGCGTAATACCCGTTTTTCTTGTGCCGCCGTACCACATACGCCTTTGCCAAGCGGAATACGGACACAAGCAGGAAGTCCTTGGAATGGCCCTAATACAAGCTCATTTC
This window harbors:
- a CDS encoding GAF domain-containing protein, whose translation is MFHVEMYNGTKEENYELVKKQLKALIEGETNQVANLSNAAALLNQFLERINWVGFYLMEGNELVLGPFQGLPACVRIPLGKGVCGTAAQEKRVLRVPDVHQFPGHIACDAASQSEIVIPMIKDGNVIGVLDIDSPEKDRFDETDEQKLQEFVEVLVQYL